One genomic window of Candidatus Edwardsbacteria bacterium includes the following:
- a CDS encoding bifunctional UDP-3-O-[3-hydroxymyristoyl] N-acetylglucosamine deacetylase/3-hydroxyacyl-ACP dehydratase, with translation MAKLQKTIVGEVSFSGVGVHTGNVTKITFKPAPADSGIKFIRSDLPQAPEIPALIDYVVETARGTTLGKDVDGQLVKVHTVEHVLAAVASLEIDNLRVEMDNNEPPIGDGSSRPFLDILKQAGTVEQDAPRKYFELPRMVSIADDEVQLVANPAKDFRISFTIDFDHHLLRSQYASFAIDGEVFDKELADARTFCLARDVEMLRSQGLIKGGSLDSAVVIGEQGIENKEPLRYPDEFVRHKILDLLGDLTLLGMPIKGHVISIKSGHRSNVKLVREIKKVYDETEKQKKGPVFDINAIAGMLPHRYPFLMVDRIIDLEEGKRVVGIKNVTINEPFFPGHFPDRPVFPGVLIIEALAQTGAFMILHSVENYHQKLLYFAAIDKVRFRKPVVPGDQLRFELKMVSFKRGICKMEGQALVDGQVVCEAEMTAAIVDR, from the coding sequence ATGGCCAAACTGCAGAAGACCATAGTGGGCGAGGTCAGCTTTTCCGGGGTGGGGGTCCATACCGGGAACGTCACCAAGATCACCTTCAAGCCGGCCCCGGCGGACAGCGGGATTAAGTTCATCCGCAGCGACCTGCCCCAGGCTCCGGAGATCCCGGCCCTGATCGACTACGTGGTGGAGACCGCCCGGGGCACCACCCTGGGGAAGGACGTGGACGGCCAGCTGGTCAAGGTCCACACCGTGGAGCATGTCCTGGCGGCGGTGGCCTCGCTGGAGATAGACAACCTCCGGGTGGAGATGGACAACAACGAGCCGCCCATCGGGGACGGCTCTTCCCGTCCCTTCCTGGATATCCTGAAGCAGGCCGGGACGGTGGAACAGGACGCCCCCCGAAAATATTTCGAACTGCCCCGGATGGTATCCATCGCCGACGACGAGGTCCAGCTGGTGGCCAACCCGGCCAAGGACTTCCGGATAAGCTTCACCATAGACTTCGACCACCATCTGCTGCGCAGCCAGTACGCCTCCTTCGCCATCGACGGGGAAGTGTTCGACAAGGAGCTGGCCGACGCCCGGACCTTCTGCCTGGCCCGGGACGTGGAGATGCTCCGGTCCCAGGGGCTGATCAAGGGCGGCAGCCTGGATTCGGCGGTGGTGATAGGCGAGCAGGGCATAGAGAACAAGGAGCCGCTGCGCTACCCCGACGAGTTCGTGCGGCACAAGATACTGGACCTGCTGGGCGACCTGACCCTGCTGGGCATGCCCATCAAGGGGCACGTGATCTCCATCAAATCGGGACACCGCTCCAACGTCAAACTGGTCCGGGAGATCAAGAAGGTCTACGACGAGACGGAGAAACAGAAGAAAGGCCCGGTGTTCGACATCAACGCCATCGCCGGAATGCTGCCCCACCGCTACCCCTTCCTGATGGTGGATCGGATCATAGACCTGGAGGAGGGCAAACGGGTGGTGGGGATCAAGAACGTCACCATCAACGAGCCGTTCTTCCCCGGCCATTTTCCCGACCGGCCGGTTTTCCCGGGGGTGCTGATCATCGAGGCCCTGGCCCAGACCGGGGCGTTCATGATCCTGCATTCGGTGGAGAACTACCACCAGAAACTGCTGTACTTCGCCGCCATAGATAAGGTGCGCTTCCGCAAGCCGGTGGTGCCGGGCGACCAGCTGAGGTTCGAGCTTAAGATGGTCTCGTTCAAGCGGGGGATCTGCAAGATGGAGGGCCAGGCCCTGGTGGACGGCCAGGTGGTGTGCGAGGCCGAAATGACCGCGGCGATCGTGGATAGGTAA
- a CDS encoding transcriptional repressor, giving the protein MKNQTKTSKAQRSILDILERAKGKHLRAEEIWQTLRSQGRNIHLSTVYRSLQALTASGLVKRNYLQENHAHYEMAGTPGIHLVCSGCGQVQEIGTVKDDSILNAVEKQLKDKFTVVDWQMQLTGRCAKCLDKGRNGAAHGH; this is encoded by the coding sequence ATGAAAAACCAAACCAAAACCAGCAAGGCCCAGCGCAGCATCCTGGATATTCTGGAACGGGCCAAGGGGAAGCACCTGCGGGCCGAGGAGATCTGGCAGACCCTGCGGTCGCAGGGCCGCAACATCCACCTCTCCACCGTCTACCGCTCCCTGCAGGCCCTGACCGCCTCCGGGCTGGTCAAGCGCAATTACCTGCAGGAGAACCACGCCCATTACGAAATGGCCGGCACCCCGGGGATACATTTGGTCTGCAGCGGCTGCGGGCAGGTCCAGGAGATCGGAACGGTAAAGGATGACAGCATCCTGAACGCCGTGGAAAAACAGTTGAAGGACAAGTTCACCGTGGTCGACTGGCAGATGCAGCTTACCGGGCGCTGCGCCAAATGCCTCGACAAGGGTCGGAACGGAGCCGCTCATGGCCATTGA
- a CDS encoding metal ABC transporter ATP-binding protein, with protein sequence MAIESIIRSDRSCGHCCTKLVKLGVAFGQNRILEDVNLHVHCGQFTAVIGPNGAGKTTLLKAILGEVPHTGHVHFIDSAGQRPDRPLLGYVPQKLEFDATAPVSVGDLFAGAAGRRPVWLGIGGNGRSRAREVLDTVQAGHLLDRKLGQLSGGELQRVLLAMAITPVPNLLLLDEPVSGVDLAGIELFYQMVSQLRRNYHLSIILVSHDLATVAQFADRIVFLNRTVIADGTPREVLSNQAVRQAFALPPELALSFSEIPPEHKNGRGCISCKLEKSP encoded by the coding sequence ATGGCCATTGAGAGCATTATCAGATCGGACAGATCCTGCGGTCATTGCTGCACCAAGCTGGTGAAGCTGGGCGTGGCCTTCGGCCAGAACCGGATACTGGAGGATGTCAACCTGCACGTCCACTGCGGACAGTTCACCGCCGTGATCGGGCCCAACGGGGCCGGCAAGACCACCCTGCTCAAGGCCATCCTGGGCGAGGTGCCGCACACCGGCCATGTGCATTTCATCGATTCCGCCGGACAGCGCCCCGACCGGCCCCTTCTGGGCTACGTCCCCCAGAAGCTGGAATTCGACGCCACCGCCCCGGTCAGCGTCGGGGACCTTTTTGCCGGGGCCGCCGGCCGCCGGCCGGTGTGGCTGGGCATCGGAGGCAACGGCCGTTCCCGGGCCAGGGAGGTTCTGGACACGGTGCAGGCCGGGCACCTGCTGGACCGCAAGCTGGGGCAGCTCTCTGGAGGGGAGCTGCAGCGGGTGCTGCTGGCCATGGCCATCACCCCGGTGCCCAACCTGCTGCTGCTGGACGAACCGGTGTCGGGGGTGGACCTGGCCGGCATCGAGCTGTTCTACCAGATGGTCTCCCAGCTGCGGCGGAACTATCACCTGTCGATCATCCTGGTATCCCACGACCTGGCCACGGTGGCGCAGTTCGCCGACCGGATAGTCTTTTTGAACCGCACCGTCATCGCCGATGGCACGCCCCGGGAAGTGCTTTCCAACCAAGCGGTCCGGCAGGCCTTTGCCCTGCCGCCGGAGCTGGCCCTGAGCTTTTCCGAGATACCCCCGGAGCATAAGAACGGCCGGGGATGCATCAGCTGCAAGCTGGAGAAAAGCCCATGA
- a CDS encoding metal ABC transporter permease, whose protein sequence is MNLWYWLTGLLPFDWLSFAFMKQALLAVILVSYLFGLLGSQVINQQMAFFSDAIGHAALTGIALGAIMGLADPTWAMVIFSGLLALAISWLRRFSLTSADTVIGLFMAFAVALGIMILSRGGGFARYSGYLVGDILSITPAEIRNLLVLILAVTVLWILYFNQLMLISLNPSLAKSRGIKVWLIEAMFSLVVAVVVTVSIKWVGLLVINSMLILPAAAARNISGNTRQYVWWSIAISLASGVAGLIASYYLSTATGATIVLVSMGIFVITLGFKKLIR, encoded by the coding sequence ATGAACCTGTGGTACTGGCTGACCGGACTGCTGCCCTTCGACTGGCTCAGCTTCGCCTTCATGAAGCAGGCCCTGCTGGCGGTGATCCTGGTATCGTACCTGTTCGGCCTGCTGGGCTCGCAGGTCATCAACCAGCAGATGGCCTTTTTCTCCGACGCCATCGGCCATGCCGCCCTGACCGGCATCGCCCTGGGCGCCATCATGGGACTGGCCGACCCCACCTGGGCCATGGTGATCTTCTCCGGACTGCTGGCCCTGGCCATCTCCTGGCTGAGGCGCTTCAGCCTGACCTCGGCCGATACCGTCATCGGCCTGTTCATGGCCTTTGCCGTGGCCCTGGGAATAATGATCCTGTCGCGGGGCGGCGGGTTCGCCAGGTACTCCGGTTACCTGGTGGGCGACATCCTCAGCATCACTCCGGCCGAGATACGGAACCTGCTGGTATTGATACTGGCGGTGACGGTCCTCTGGATACTGTATTTCAACCAGCTGATGCTGATCAGCCTGAACCCCTCGCTGGCTAAAAGCCGGGGAATAAAGGTATGGCTGATAGAGGCCATGTTCTCCCTGGTGGTGGCGGTGGTGGTCACCGTATCCATCAAGTGGGTGGGCCTGCTGGTGATAAACTCCATGCTGATACTGCCGGCCGCCGCCGCCCGCAACATCTCGGGCAACACCCGGCAGTATGTCTGGTGGTCCATCGCCATCAGCCTGGCCTCCGGCGTAGCGGGGCTGATCGCCTCCTATTACCTGTCCACCGCCACCGGGGCCACCATCGTGCTGGTATCCATGGGGATCTTCGTGATCACCCTGGGTTTTAAAAAACTGATCCGCTAA
- a CDS encoding LIM domain-containing protein: MSSAALLAQSRTCAACGKSITKDFLEYNGQPYCSQKCFEAALPKCSVCGKSVGEGTKQGEFLKVNGKIFCSDKCFERSLPKCAACGKPAKKQLRSADDTSKVYCSPECYQTSLPKCELCQKPLNSWKEMSGHIYCKDCADLPSCLDCRLPGASIELTDGRHICQACKKEAVISRDQGQKLFEKVRADIEKHLGLSTDHRITFQLVDAQELGRITGVKVFSEQGLYSHKWKTYQTAKTKVPDSDTFVVYILSYLTPKYFYNIAAHELAHDIHDARFPYAKGKEQEEGFAEYVSSLMNAYWGNDSLNAEKLQNQEKIYAQGYLKFLQIAEKNGLPDVLAYMEKQNRATKPKTIKKKTK; the protein is encoded by the coding sequence ATGTCTTCCGCTGCTTTGCTGGCTCAAAGCAGGACCTGCGCCGCCTGCGGCAAATCGATCACCAAGGATTTTCTGGAATACAACGGCCAGCCCTACTGCTCCCAGAAATGCTTTGAGGCGGCCCTGCCCAAATGCTCGGTCTGCGGGAAGTCGGTGGGCGAAGGGACCAAGCAGGGCGAGTTCTTGAAGGTCAACGGGAAAATATTCTGCTCGGATAAATGCTTTGAGAGATCCCTGCCCAAATGCGCCGCCTGTGGGAAGCCGGCCAAAAAACAGCTTCGTTCGGCCGATGATACATCGAAGGTTTATTGTTCCCCGGAATGCTATCAGACCTCTTTGCCAAAATGCGAGCTGTGTCAAAAACCGCTGAACAGCTGGAAGGAGATGTCCGGTCATATATACTGCAAGGATTGCGCCGACCTGCCCAGTTGCCTCGATTGCCGTCTGCCGGGAGCATCCATAGAGTTGACCGACGGCCGCCATATATGTCAAGCCTGCAAAAAAGAGGCGGTGATTTCCCGGGACCAGGGCCAAAAGCTTTTCGAAAAAGTACGGGCCGACATCGAAAAACACCTGGGGCTCAGCACCGACCACCGGATAACCTTCCAGTTGGTGGATGCCCAGGAACTGGGCCGGATCACCGGGGTCAAGGTCTTTTCCGAACAGGGCCTGTACAGCCACAAATGGAAGACCTATCAGACGGCCAAGACCAAGGTGCCGGACAGCGACACTTTCGTGGTCTATATTCTCTCCTATCTGACCCCCAAATACTTCTATAATATCGCCGCCCATGAACTGGCCCACGACATCCACGACGCCAGATTCCCCTACGCCAAGGGCAAAGAACAGGAGGAGGGCTTTGCCGAGTATGTCTCCTCCCTGATGAACGCCTATTGGGGCAACGATAGTTTGAATGCCGAAAAGCTGCAGAACCAGGAAAAGATATACGCCCAGGGATATCTGAAATTTTTACAGATCGCCGAGAAGAACGGTTTGCCTGATGTTCTGGCCTACATGGAGAAACAGAACCGAGCGACCAAACCCAAAACGATCAAGAAAAAGACCAAATGA